The following proteins are co-located in the Anomaloglossus baeobatrachus isolate aAnoBae1 chromosome 7 unlocalized genomic scaffold, aAnoBae1.hap1 SUPER_7_unloc_3, whole genome shotgun sequence genome:
- the LOC142259409 gene encoding taste receptor type 2 member 40-like: protein MDTLLLSTLSCITVVIFEVGAGVLTSIYVIIIILLDFHKKKNMRTGNKIRIALGLSNVCFSIITTANVFSGFYWPMIPRKTHSTDILYPLTMYCISSCSWFSAALSFFYFVKIVNVGNRWLAWAKTNISSIVSWVILVAGLVSFGSFFTVFFLIVPPASANNASVSSFSAFAVRELRRRFIYIVIVVTFLPLVTVLVTTISTAIVLKRHTLKMEQNMRPSGNIQLGTYGSAVFRMFRLLFFFALFYFVMLLFYLPVFKELSPGFWVSLIILSSFSSVQSVLLVLGNPKLKRAWRELVKCVRSCRH, encoded by the coding sequence ATGGACACCCTTTTGCTTTCGACGCTATCGTGTATCACAGTGGTGATATTTGAGGTTGGTGCTGGGGTCCTGACCAGTATCTATGTCATCATCATCATTCTTCTCGATTTCCATAAAAAGAAAAACATGAGGACTGGGAACAAGATCCGGATCGCTCTGGGCCTGTCCAACGTCTGCTTCTCCATCATAACAACGGCCAATGTCTTCAGTGGTTTCTATTGGCCCATGATCCCCAGGAAAACCCATAGTACGGACATCTTATACCCGCTCACCATGTATTGCATCAGCTCGTGCTCCTGGTTCAGTGCCGCTCTCAGCTTCTTCTACTTCGTCAAGATTGTGAATGTGGGGAACAGATGGTTAGCGTGGGCAAAGACAAATATCAGCTCCATTGTGTCCTGGGTGATTCTGGTGGCAGGACTTGTGTCTTTTGGGAGTTTTTTTACCGTATTTTTCCTCATTGTCCCTCCAGCATCAGCGAATAATGCATCCGTCTCCTCATTTAGCGCGTTTGCAGTCAGAGAACTCAGACGCAGATTCATCTATATCGTCATTGTTGTGACGTTCCTGCCTTTAGTCACTGTTTTGGTCACCACTATCTCCACGGCCATAGTCCTTAAGCGGCACACACTAAAGATGGAGCAGAATATGAGGCCTTCAGGCAACATCCAGCTGGGGACCTATGGAAGCGCTGTCTTCAGGATGTTCCGCTTACTGTTCTTCTTTGCTTTGTTTTATTTTGTCATGTTGCTCTTTTATTTGCCCGTTTTCAAGGAGCTGAGCCCCGGGTTTTGGGTATCTCTTATTATCTTGTCCTCCTTTTCTTCAGTTCAGTCCGTTCTTCTTGTCCTCGGTAACCCAAAGCTGAAGAGGGCATGGAGAGAGCTGGTGAAGTGTGTGAGGAGCTGTAGACACTAG
- the LOC142259410 gene encoding taste receptor type 2 member 39-like, translating into MALDNFYIPSFVESFLIVLMIEICTGVFTNVFIVVVNFHDWLRGQGLNSSDHLVVSLALSNFCFSCINAATIVCAILFSSIFLVDYVFYTLYSIMSYNIFSSSWLSAWLCLFFCVNIISFKHGCMARLKANITTVVPWLIFFSQVFSIVSSLPLIWTITKVFAPNSTNETNRTLRVIGYKINDTYNAFSLLINCFIPFIFVMVTTGRIIASLCAHARHMKQNMDDRGPSLKVHQGAARTMMSLLILYLIFYVVEIGLGFLSMMDPLYWVCFLLIFSFPTLQSIIIMNGNSKLKQTFQKLLKICRKE; encoded by the coding sequence ATGGCCTTGGACAACTTCTACATTCCGTCATTTGTGGAGTCCTTCCTCATCGTCCTTATGATTGAGATCTGTACTGGAGTATTCACCAACGTCTTTATCGTGGTGGTCAATTTCCATGACTGGCTGAGAGGACAGGGCTTGAACTCCAGTGACCATCTGGTGGTTTCCTTGGCTCTTTCTAATTTTTGCTTCTCCTGTATCAATGCTGCCACCATTGTGTGCGCCATCTTGTTCTCCAGCATTTTCTTGGTGGATTATGTCTTTTATACCTTGTACAGTATCATGTCCTACAACATCTtttccagttcttggctttccgcaTGGCTCTGTTTATTCTTCTGCGTAAACATTATCAGTTTCAAACATGGCTGCATGGCGCGGCTGAAGGCGAACATCACAACGGTGGTTCCATGGCTGATATTTTTTTCACAAGTCTTCTCCATTGTCTCCAGTCTCCCGTTAATTTGGACCATCACTAAAGTGTTTGCACCGAATTCCACCAATGAGACCAATAGGACGTTACGAGTGATTGGGTACAAAATTAATGATACTTATAATGCTTTCTCCCTCCTCATTAATTGCTTTATACCTTTCATTTTTGTGATGGTCACCACGGGCCGCATCATTGCATCGCTCTGTGCTCATGCTCGTCATATGAAGCAGAACATGGACGATCGTGGGCCAAGCTTGAAGGTCCACCAGGGCGCTGCCAGGACAATGATGTCTCTCTTAATTCTATATCTCATATTTTATGTGGTGGAGATCGGACTTGGGTTCCTTTCAATGATGGATCCATTGTACTGGGTCTGCTTTTTACTGATTTTTTCTTTTCCCACTTTACAGTCCATCATAATTATGAATGGAAACTCTAAGCTGAAGCAGACTTTCCAGAAACTGCTGAAGATCTGCAGAAAGGAATAG